ATCGCAATTGTGACACTATCGGGAAGGAAGTGTGGTCTTTCTAAAGGTGTCAACTTGTACCTGATTGCTATGGCTGGAGCAGATCTGCTGATTGTCCTTATTCAGGTCATACTGGACAAGCTGAATCGCTCATATCTACGCATTGTATTCTTCTCCTACCCTCCTGGTTGTAGCATCAGAGACATTATTGGTTCCACAGCTGGAACTAGCTCAGTCTGGCTCACAGTCACCTTCACCTTTGACCGGATGGTGGCTATTTGTTTCCAGAAACTGAAGAGAAAATTCTGCACCGAGAGAAATGCAGCTGTCATTATCACAACTGTCAGTTTACTGAGTTTATTAAACAAAATCCCAGTGTATTTTACATATGAACCATACTATTGCAAAATGACCTATGAATATTTCTACTATCCTGCATGGATAGCTTTTGACTGGGGAGATCGTATTTTAACTCCAGTGCTCCCTTTCTTCCTGATCCTGCTGCTCAATGCTGTCACCGACAGACACATCCTTCTGGATGGTGCAGTCCGCAGGAAGCTGAGAGGACAACAAAACGGGGATAAGCCGAATGATCCAGAAATGAAGAATCGAAGAAGATCCATTATTTTGCTCTTTGCCATATCGGGCAGTTTTATCGTGTTATGGATCACTCGTGTCATAACTCTCGTGATTCAGCGAATTACTGGGTGGTATAGTAGAGCACCAGCTGGATATTGGGTGGGAGATCGCATGGGGACAATGCTTCAGTTATCCAGctcctgcaccaacacatttatttacGCAGTCACACAGAGGGAGTTCAGAGAGGAGATGCTGAATACTGTGAAATATCCCTTCATCACCATCCAGAATTCCATTAAACGATGGGAACAAAGCTGGTCAATGTAAGCACGGTCCGGAAAGGAGTATTATTGTTCATCTCCAGCTCAGCTGCTGTTGAGGCAGCACGTGCAAAGAGATTTGAAAATGAGAATCAGATTGTTCCTCAAGTTGAATAAATTATTTAACACAAGTGTGTTCTTAGGG
The Chiloscyllium plagiosum isolate BGI_BamShark_2017 unplaced genomic scaffold, ASM401019v2 scaf_76490, whole genome shotgun sequence genome window above contains:
- the LOC122545565 gene encoding probable G-protein coupled receptor 139; the protein is MSDALGVEWAVNEVPLVKFCVTFLITFAANLIAIVTLSGRKCGLSKGVNLYLIAMAGADLLIVLIQVILDKLNRSYLRIVFFSYPPGCSIRDIIGSTAGTSSVWLTVTFTFDRMVAICFQKLKRKFCTERNAAVIITTVSLLSLLNKIPVYFTYEPYYCKMTYEYFYYPAWIAFDWGDRILTPVLPFFLILLLNAVTDRHILLDGAVRRKLRGQQNGDKPNDPEMKNRRRSIILLFAISGSFIVLWITRVITLVIQRITGWYSRAPAGYWVGDRMGTMLQLSSSCTNTFIYAVTQREFREEMLNTVKYPFITIQNSIKRWEQSWS